In Streptomyces sp. NBC_00569, a single genomic region encodes these proteins:
- a CDS encoding ATP/GTP-binding protein, with amino-acid sequence MDTDGTQGAHDPIGRRLRGSVPRAAQPPRPATPPMPRQAPDAGGGSVTEWLSARRPKAGPGVWRYGHVPRPPEQNTAAVGRRLLVWMAGSFLVGVFLWGLWREGTLPYQWVPLKVLTPDRWWWTGTTTPKEQEAVDALVVYQGVAFGAIVFLVGRFGAWAEGIRHFVTDRPQPARAVTASVAAVGVLIFVWPDALGLDWRPLPIADPVLSLVVLVTGGSGFFKVPVLAYTLYALITLAVLWPFARVGGWLDAWSGRPRKGSRKAPPRPGASPLVRAQWAELRAAGQDRAADVLTAEVAGGRMNDVDCVRVAHVWRDATARPDGSVTFADTVVRQGGAAWTHPSGQRDLPARAAEHDLLVGQVRIGRYARDERNPYALRGAGAALDPGVLGTSMLAVGPSGAGKTVGVVRPVVESLALQALTGQCSVIAVCAAGTPLGPDDAYDVVVKPGDPASVHDLDLYAGSTDPDEAAGFLAEGLVGDLETVDTRRAATALAQLLGPYRTVHGRFPAVPVLRELLEGAPGALADLRTRLTGDPEDDARRSAMRRELEARLRQSGTVSDPGPSLADRLGLLDRPVFAGFFDAGDAGRPFSVRAVTHHPLRVRVDLPEQGHEEASRLLARLLLAQFTSVVRSRPQRSHFACLILDDASRTLTPETVRAIQRLRSTNAGVVLGLRTIGDVSESLQGPLYAAVGCRMAFSGVTTWDGRRFAEAWGTEWVETEEVAQHAVFANQPVTRALHKMRKMVTGKAVTTDAVTVRKVERERWSASELAHAVPPGHAVLSLTTVRGEHAPPLLVDLRD; translated from the coding sequence ATGGACACCGACGGCACGCAGGGCGCACACGACCCGATTGGCAGGCGGCTGCGCGGGTCGGTGCCCCGCGCCGCGCAGCCGCCCCGCCCAGCCACGCCGCCGATGCCCCGGCAGGCGCCCGACGCCGGCGGCGGTTCCGTGACCGAATGGCTCTCGGCGCGCCGCCCCAAGGCCGGTCCGGGAGTGTGGCGCTACGGGCACGTCCCGCGGCCGCCCGAGCAGAACACCGCTGCCGTCGGGCGTCGGCTGCTGGTCTGGATGGCAGGCTCGTTCCTCGTCGGTGTGTTCCTGTGGGGCCTGTGGCGGGAAGGCACCCTCCCGTACCAGTGGGTGCCGCTGAAGGTGCTGACGCCGGACAGGTGGTGGTGGACCGGCACCACGACCCCCAAGGAGCAGGAGGCAGTCGACGCGCTGGTCGTGTACCAAGGCGTGGCCTTCGGGGCCATCGTCTTCCTGGTCGGACGCTTCGGCGCCTGGGCGGAGGGCATCCGGCACTTCGTGACCGACCGCCCCCAGCCCGCCCGCGCCGTCACGGCGTCGGTTGCCGCGGTGGGCGTGCTGATCTTCGTGTGGCCGGACGCCCTGGGGCTCGATTGGCGCCCCTTGCCGATCGCCGACCCGGTCCTCTCCCTCGTCGTCCTCGTCACGGGCGGCAGCGGGTTCTTCAAGGTCCCGGTGCTCGCCTACACGCTGTACGCCCTGATCACCCTGGCCGTCCTGTGGCCGTTCGCCCGTGTGGGAGGCTGGCTCGACGCCTGGTCGGGGCGGCCCCGGAAGGGGTCGCGCAAGGCCCCGCCGCGGCCCGGCGCGTCGCCCCTCGTCCGCGCCCAGTGGGCCGAGCTGCGGGCGGCCGGGCAGGACCGGGCCGCCGACGTGCTCACGGCGGAGGTCGCGGGCGGCCGGATGAACGACGTCGACTGCGTCCGTGTCGCCCATGTGTGGCGGGATGCCACGGCGAGGCCGGATGGCTCCGTCACTTTCGCGGACACCGTGGTCAGGCAGGGCGGGGCCGCCTGGACGCACCCCTCCGGCCAGCGGGACCTGCCGGCCCGCGCCGCCGAGCACGACCTGCTGGTCGGCCAGGTGCGGATCGGCCGGTACGCGCGCGACGAGCGCAATCCGTACGCCCTGCGCGGCGCCGGAGCCGCCCTCGACCCGGGCGTGCTCGGCACCTCGATGCTCGCCGTCGGCCCGTCAGGCGCGGGCAAGACCGTAGGCGTGGTGCGGCCCGTGGTGGAATCGCTGGCCCTGCAAGCCCTCACCGGCCAGTGCTCCGTCATCGCCGTCTGCGCGGCCGGAACCCCACTCGGACCCGACGACGCGTACGACGTCGTCGTCAAGCCCGGCGACCCCGCCTCGGTACACGACCTCGACCTCTACGCCGGCTCCACGGACCCGGACGAGGCCGCAGGCTTCCTCGCTGAAGGACTGGTTGGCGACCTGGAGACCGTCGACACGCGCCGCGCCGCCACCGCGCTCGCCCAACTGCTCGGGCCGTATCGCACCGTGCACGGCAGGTTCCCCGCGGTACCGGTGCTGCGGGAGTTGCTGGAAGGGGCGCCGGGTGCGCTCGCCGACCTCAGGACACGGCTCACGGGCGACCCGGAGGACGACGCGCGACGCTCCGCGATGCGCCGCGAGCTGGAGGCCCGCCTGCGTCAGTCGGGCACCGTGAGCGACCCGGGGCCGAGCCTCGCGGACCGGCTCGGCCTGCTGGACCGGCCGGTGTTCGCCGGCTTCTTCGACGCCGGCGACGCGGGACGCCCGTTCTCCGTCCGTGCCGTCACTCACCACCCGCTGCGGGTTCGCGTCGACCTGCCCGAGCAGGGCCACGAGGAGGCGTCGCGGCTGCTCGCCCGGCTGCTGCTCGCCCAGTTCACCTCCGTCGTGCGCAGCCGGCCGCAGCGCTCCCACTTCGCTTGCCTGATCCTCGACGACGCGTCGCGGACCCTGACCCCGGAGACAGTGCGGGCCATTCAGCGGCTCCGGTCGACGAATGCCGGAGTCGTGCTCGGCCTGCGGACGATCGGCGACGTCTCCGAGTCCTTGCAAGGGCCCTTGTACGCAGCGGTCGGCTGCCGCATGGCGTTCTCCGGCGTGACCACATGGGACGGGCGGCGCTTCGCCGAGGCCTGGGGCACGGAGTGGGTCGAGACCGAGGAGGTCGCCCAGCACGCAGTCTTCGCGAACCAGCCAGTGACCCGTGCCCTCCACAAAATGCGCAAGATGGTCACCGGGAAAGCCGTGACGACCGACGCGGTCACGGTGCGCAAGGTCGAGCGCGAGCGCTGGTCCGCCTCCGAACTGGCGCACGCCGTGCCGCCCGGCCACGCCGTCCTGTCCCTGACGACGGTGCGGGGCGAGCACGCGCCCCCGCTCCTGGTGGATCTGCGCGACTGA